A part of Cotesia glomerata isolate CgM1 linkage group LG4, MPM_Cglom_v2.3, whole genome shotgun sequence genomic DNA contains:
- the LOC123263654 gene encoding calcium-binding mitochondrial carrier protein Aralar1 isoform X2, which produces MPSNGAGYLKRANSERLHEIFNQYATQEKNGERYMTPSDFVRSYLGLYTDSDYNPDSVALLAGIVDTSKDGLISFAEFQAFEGLLCVPDALYKTAFQLFDTNGNGMVAFDEFAEVMKKTELHKKMPFNMDSSFIKLYFGKDRKRLITYGEFSQFLHDFHEEYALEAFKKFDKDMQGFISITDFQEIMMSIKSHLLTKEVKENLIAAATTGHGGRKVSFPYFMAFNSLLNNMELVKRIYLNATNGHRYQEVTKEEFLYSAQMMSQITPLEVDILFHLCDLLRQNTKIIYNDLVAITPEQYFKHITRRLAEIKAVSSPADRGIGTQILESGYRFVLGSIGGAVGATAVYPIDLVKTRMQNQRTGSFIGELMYRNSFDCCKKVIRHEGFFGLYRGLVPQLMGVAPEKAIKLTVNDFVRDKFMDKNGNIELLGEIISGACAGGSQVIFTNPLEIVKIRLQVAGEIAGAQKVRAWAVVKELGLFGLYKGARACLLRDVPFSAIYFPMYAHTKAKLADEGGYNTPLSLLCAGAIAGVPAAALVTPADVIKTRLQVVARQGQTTYSGLIDCARKIYHEEGARAFWKGATARVFRSSPQFGVTLFTYELLQRLFVVDFGGSRPTGSDLKVPSTGIADDLKSKNSDHIGGYEVAVPIFSGIETKFGLSLPRFQAAPRPIPNK; this is translated from the exons atgcCTTCCAAC ggaGCTGGATACCTGAAGAGAGCAAACAGTGAGCGTcttcatgaaatatttaatcag tatgcAACTCAGGAAAAAAATGGAGAACGTTATATGACCCCGTCAGATTTTGTACGAAGTTACCTGGGACTTTATACAGATTCTGACTATAATCCAGATTCAGTTGCTTTACTCGCTGGAATTGTTGATACTTCTAAAGATGG gCTCATATCATTCGCGGAATTTCAAGCATTTGAAGGATTACTTTGTGTCCCGGATGCATTGTATAAAACAGCGTTCCAATTGTTCGACACCAATGGAAATGGAATGGTTGCATTTG aCGAGTTCGCTGAGGTGATGAAAAAAACAGAGctgcataaaaaaatgccCTTTAATATGGACAGCAGTTTTATAAAGCTCTACTTCGGGAAAGATCGGAAGCGGCTGATAACCTACGGAGAGTTCAGCCAGTTTCTCCACGACTTCCACGAGGAATACGCTTTGGAAGCCTTCAAAAAGTTCGATAAGGACATGCAGGGGTTTATTTCCATCACGGACTTCCAGGAAATCATGATGAGCATCAAGAGCCACCTGCTGACCAAAGAAGTCAAGGAAAACTTGATCGCTGCAGCTACTACGGGGCATGGAGGTCGTAAG GTGAGCTTCCCGTACTTCATGGCCTTCAACTCTCTCCTAAACAACATGGAGCTCGTGAAAAGAATCTACCTGAATGCGACCAACGGGCACAGATACCAAGAAGTGACCAAGGAGGAGTTCCTTTATTCCGCCCAGATGATGTCCCAGATCACTCCCCTGGAAGTCGATATCCTTTTTCACCTATGCGACCTGCTTCGGCAAAACACCAAGATTATTTACAACGACCTCGTGGCCATTACTCCGGAGCAATATTTCAAACATATCACCAGGCGGTTGGCGGAAATCAAAGCGGTTTCG agtCCAGCTGACCGTGGAATAGGGACCCAAATTCTGGAGTCAGGTTACAGGTTCGTCCTGGGATCAATAGGAGGTGCTGTAGGAGCAACAGCAGTCTATCCTATCGACTTGGTGAAAACGCGGATGCAAAATCAACGCACGGGATCTTTTATTGGAGAGCTTATGTACAGGAACAGTTTTGATTGCTGTAAAAAAGTTATCAGGCACGAAGGATTCTTTGGTCTATATCGAGGTCTTGTTCCACAATTAATGGGAGTTGCACCTGAGAAGGCTATTAAGCTCACGGTTAATGATTTTGTCAGGGATAAATTTATGGATAAAAATGGAAATATTGAACTTTTGGGAGAAATTATTTCTGGGGCTTgt gcTGGAGGATCACAAGTAATTTTCACCAATCCCCTGGAGATAGTGAAAATCAGGTTGCAAGTAGCTGGAGAAATTGCAGGAGCACAAAAAGTCCGTGCATGGGCGGTCGTCAAAGAATTGGGACTCTTTGGACTCTATAAGGGAGCAAGAGCTTGTTTACTTCGTGACGTTCCATTCAGCGCGATATACTTCCCGATGTACGCGCACACCAAAGCAAAACTTGCTGATGAAGGAGGTTATAACACGCCATTATCTTTGCTATGCGCTGGCGCGATAGCTGGAGTTCCTGCAGCTGCATTAGTGACACCTGCCGACGTTATTAAAACCCGATTGCAG gtcgTGGCCAGGCAAGGACAGACAACCTACAGCGGGTTGATAGACTGTGCGAGGAAAATTTACCACGAAGAGGGCGCAAGAGCCTTCTGGAAAGGCGCAACAG ctcgAGTTTTTAGATCTTCGCCGCAATTCGGAGTTACATTGTTTACATACGAGTTATTGCAGAGGTTATTTGTCGTCGATTTTGGTGGATC TCGGCCAACTGGGTCTGACTTAAAAGTGCCATCTACCGGAATCGCAGATGatctaaaatcaaaaaacaGTGACCATATAGGTGGATACGAGGTCGCAGTTCCGATATTTTCAGGAATCGAAACCAAATTTGGACTCAGTTTGCCACGATTCCAAGCTGCCCCTCGACCAATtcctaataaataa
- the LOC123263654 gene encoding calcium-binding mitochondrial carrier protein Aralar1 isoform X1, with translation MGMLSDFIVNATCQEGAGYLKRANSERLHEIFNQYATQEKNGERYMTPSDFVRSYLGLYTDSDYNPDSVALLAGIVDTSKDGLISFAEFQAFEGLLCVPDALYKTAFQLFDTNGNGMVAFDEFAEVMKKTELHKKMPFNMDSSFIKLYFGKDRKRLITYGEFSQFLHDFHEEYALEAFKKFDKDMQGFISITDFQEIMMSIKSHLLTKEVKENLIAAATTGHGGRKVSFPYFMAFNSLLNNMELVKRIYLNATNGHRYQEVTKEEFLYSAQMMSQITPLEVDILFHLCDLLRQNTKIIYNDLVAITPEQYFKHITRRLAEIKAVSSPADRGIGTQILESGYRFVLGSIGGAVGATAVYPIDLVKTRMQNQRTGSFIGELMYRNSFDCCKKVIRHEGFFGLYRGLVPQLMGVAPEKAIKLTVNDFVRDKFMDKNGNIELLGEIISGACAGGSQVIFTNPLEIVKIRLQVAGEIAGAQKVRAWAVVKELGLFGLYKGARACLLRDVPFSAIYFPMYAHTKAKLADEGGYNTPLSLLCAGAIAGVPAAALVTPADVIKTRLQVVARQGQTTYSGLIDCARKIYHEEGARAFWKGATARVFRSSPQFGVTLFTYELLQRLFVVDFGGSRPTGSDLKVPSTGIADDLKSKNSDHIGGYEVAVPIFSGIETKFGLSLPRFQAAPRPIPNK, from the exons ggaGCTGGATACCTGAAGAGAGCAAACAGTGAGCGTcttcatgaaatatttaatcag tatgcAACTCAGGAAAAAAATGGAGAACGTTATATGACCCCGTCAGATTTTGTACGAAGTTACCTGGGACTTTATACAGATTCTGACTATAATCCAGATTCAGTTGCTTTACTCGCTGGAATTGTTGATACTTCTAAAGATGG gCTCATATCATTCGCGGAATTTCAAGCATTTGAAGGATTACTTTGTGTCCCGGATGCATTGTATAAAACAGCGTTCCAATTGTTCGACACCAATGGAAATGGAATGGTTGCATTTG aCGAGTTCGCTGAGGTGATGAAAAAAACAGAGctgcataaaaaaatgccCTTTAATATGGACAGCAGTTTTATAAAGCTCTACTTCGGGAAAGATCGGAAGCGGCTGATAACCTACGGAGAGTTCAGCCAGTTTCTCCACGACTTCCACGAGGAATACGCTTTGGAAGCCTTCAAAAAGTTCGATAAGGACATGCAGGGGTTTATTTCCATCACGGACTTCCAGGAAATCATGATGAGCATCAAGAGCCACCTGCTGACCAAAGAAGTCAAGGAAAACTTGATCGCTGCAGCTACTACGGGGCATGGAGGTCGTAAG GTGAGCTTCCCGTACTTCATGGCCTTCAACTCTCTCCTAAACAACATGGAGCTCGTGAAAAGAATCTACCTGAATGCGACCAACGGGCACAGATACCAAGAAGTGACCAAGGAGGAGTTCCTTTATTCCGCCCAGATGATGTCCCAGATCACTCCCCTGGAAGTCGATATCCTTTTTCACCTATGCGACCTGCTTCGGCAAAACACCAAGATTATTTACAACGACCTCGTGGCCATTACTCCGGAGCAATATTTCAAACATATCACCAGGCGGTTGGCGGAAATCAAAGCGGTTTCG agtCCAGCTGACCGTGGAATAGGGACCCAAATTCTGGAGTCAGGTTACAGGTTCGTCCTGGGATCAATAGGAGGTGCTGTAGGAGCAACAGCAGTCTATCCTATCGACTTGGTGAAAACGCGGATGCAAAATCAACGCACGGGATCTTTTATTGGAGAGCTTATGTACAGGAACAGTTTTGATTGCTGTAAAAAAGTTATCAGGCACGAAGGATTCTTTGGTCTATATCGAGGTCTTGTTCCACAATTAATGGGAGTTGCACCTGAGAAGGCTATTAAGCTCACGGTTAATGATTTTGTCAGGGATAAATTTATGGATAAAAATGGAAATATTGAACTTTTGGGAGAAATTATTTCTGGGGCTTgt gcTGGAGGATCACAAGTAATTTTCACCAATCCCCTGGAGATAGTGAAAATCAGGTTGCAAGTAGCTGGAGAAATTGCAGGAGCACAAAAAGTCCGTGCATGGGCGGTCGTCAAAGAATTGGGACTCTTTGGACTCTATAAGGGAGCAAGAGCTTGTTTACTTCGTGACGTTCCATTCAGCGCGATATACTTCCCGATGTACGCGCACACCAAAGCAAAACTTGCTGATGAAGGAGGTTATAACACGCCATTATCTTTGCTATGCGCTGGCGCGATAGCTGGAGTTCCTGCAGCTGCATTAGTGACACCTGCCGACGTTATTAAAACCCGATTGCAG gtcgTGGCCAGGCAAGGACAGACAACCTACAGCGGGTTGATAGACTGTGCGAGGAAAATTTACCACGAAGAGGGCGCAAGAGCCTTCTGGAAAGGCGCAACAG ctcgAGTTTTTAGATCTTCGCCGCAATTCGGAGTTACATTGTTTACATACGAGTTATTGCAGAGGTTATTTGTCGTCGATTTTGGTGGATC TCGGCCAACTGGGTCTGACTTAAAAGTGCCATCTACCGGAATCGCAGATGatctaaaatcaaaaaacaGTGACCATATAGGTGGATACGAGGTCGCAGTTCCGATATTTTCAGGAATCGAAACCAAATTTGGACTCAGTTTGCCACGATTCCAAGCTGCCCCTCGACCAATtcctaataaataa